In Gossypium raimondii isolate GPD5lz chromosome 12, ASM2569854v1, whole genome shotgun sequence, a single window of DNA contains:
- the LOC105763147 gene encoding cytokinin hydroxylase → MAAMVVFLITLSVLFMIFLVFKLVFDTISCYLLNPRRIRKTMEKQGVRGPKPRGVTGNMLEMFKLTSQSTSKEMGTIHHDLVGRLLPHYVKWSKSYGKRFIYWHGVEPRMCLTDTELIKELMTKHHLVTGKSWLQQQGSKHFTGRGLLMANDRDWYHQRHIASPAFMGDKLKSYCGHMVESTKQMLQSLQNAVNSGQTEFEIGAYMSRLTADIIARTEFDSSYEKGKQIFYLLTSLQHLCAQASRHLCFPGSRFFPTKYNREMKSLKMEVDRLLMEIIQSRKDCVEIGRSSSYGNDLLGILLNEMEKKRGDQFKLNLQLIMDECKTFFFAGHETTALLLTWTVMLLATNPSWQDKVRAELKEVCNGGVPSVDQLSKLSVLHMVINESLRLYPPATVLPRMAFENIKLGDLFIPKGLSIWIPVLAIHHSEELWGKDVNEFNPNRFNSRPFTSGRHFMPFAAGPRNCIGQSFAMMEAKIILSMLISRFSFTISQSYRHAPVVVMTLKPKHGVQVHLKPLNS, encoded by the exons ATGGCTGCTATGGTGGTGTTTCTGATTACCCTTTCGGTTCTTTTCATGATATTCTTGGTGTTTAAACTTGTGTTTGACACCATCTCATGTTACCTGCTGAATCCCAGACGCATAAGGAAAACCATGGAGAAACAAGGAGTGCGTGGCCCGAAACCCCGCGGAGTAACCGGCAACATGCTCGAGATGTTCAAGCTAACTTCACAATCGACCTCGAAAGAAATGGGAACCATCCACCACGACCTAGTTGGCCGGCTTTTGCCGCATTATGTCAAATGGTCTAAATCATATG GGAAAAGGTTTATATACTGGCATGGGGTGGAGCCAAGGATGTGTCTGACAGATACTGAGCTGATAAAAGAATTGATGACCAAACACCACCTTGTAACAGGCAAATCATGGCTGCAACAGCAAGGctcaaaacattttactggGAGAGGTTTGTTAATGGCGAACGACCGGGACTGGTACCATCAGCGCCATATTGCTTCTCCAGCATTCATGGGAGATAAGCTTAAG AGTTATTGCGGCCACATGGTGGAGAGCACTAAGCAGATGCTCCAATCACTGCAAAATGCAGTAAATTCAGGTCAAACCGAGTTCGAAATCGGAGCATACATGTCTCGGCTTACTGCTGATATAATCGCAAGAACCGAATTCGATAGCAGTTATGAGAAAGGGAAACAAATATTCTATCTTCTGACATCTCTGCAACACCTTTGCGCTCAAGCAAGCAGGCACTTGTGCTTTCCAGGAAGCCG gTTTTTCCCAACAAAATATAACAGAGAAATGAAGTCCCTGAAGATGGAGGTGGATAGATTACTGATGGAGATTATACAAAGCCGAAAAGATTGTGTAGAAATTGGTCGGAGCAGTTCATATGGGAATGATTTGTTAGGTATTTTGCTTAATGagatggaaaagaagagaggagaCCAATTCAAACTAAACCTACAGTTGATAATGGATGAATGCAAAACTTTCTTCTTTGCCGGCCATGAAACTACTGCTCTTTTACTTACATGGACGGTCATGTTACTGGCCACCAACCCTTCTTGGCAAGATAAGGTTCGAGCTGAGCTCAAAGAGGTTTGCAATGGCGGAGTTCCCTCTGTTGATCAACTCTCTAAACTATCCGTG CTGCACATGGTTATAAATGAGTCATTGAGACTCTATCCACCAGCAACGGTCCTGCCACGGATGGCTTTTGAGAACATAAAATTAGGAGATCTCTTCATTCCCAAGGGACTATCGATATGGATACCAGTATTGGCGATACATCACAGTGAAGAATTATGGGGAAAAGATGTGAATGAATTCAATCCTAATAGGTTCAACTCCAGACCCTTTACCTCCGGTCGACATTTTATGCCCTTTGCCGCCGGACCCCGAAATTGTATCGGTCAATCTTTTGCTATGATGGAAGCTAAGATCATCTTATCTATGTTGATCTCACGGTTTAGCTTCACAATTTCACAAAGTTACCGCCATGCTCCGGTGGTTGTCATGACTCTAAAACCGAAACATGGAGTCCAAGTGCATTTGAAGCCATTGAATTCTTAA